One Edaphobacter flagellatus genomic region harbors:
- a CDS encoding GNAT family N-acetyltransferase, producing the protein MTELIPITPLLVADYKVVRLRALQDTPLAFGSTYARESQFTDDEWLARATRLIHGHDIGFLARNNGSYVGLALCFTDENDAEKGQIISMWVAPEARRLGIGRQLIDKIAVWAASKSIKTLHLMVTSVNDSAIEFYRSIGFGMTGKTEPYPNDPAIVEYEMVRAVL; encoded by the coding sequence ATGACCGAGCTCATCCCCATTACCCCATTACTCGTTGCGGATTATAAAGTGGTGCGTCTGCGCGCTTTGCAGGACACGCCATTAGCCTTCGGGAGCACCTATGCACGCGAGTCTCAGTTCACCGACGACGAGTGGCTGGCACGGGCAACGCGCCTCATCCATGGGCATGACATTGGCTTCCTCGCTCGTAATAACGGCAGCTATGTCGGTCTCGCACTCTGCTTCACTGACGAAAATGATGCGGAGAAAGGGCAGATCATCTCTATGTGGGTTGCGCCTGAGGCTCGCAGGCTGGGCATCGGACGCCAGCTGATCGACAAGATTGCAGTATGGGCTGCTTCGAAGAGCATCAAGACGCTGCATCTGATGGTGACCAGTGTCAACGACTCCGCCATCGAGTTTTACCGCAGCATCGGATTTGGCATGACAGGAAAAACAGAGCCCTATCCCAACGATCCAGCAATCGTGGAATATGAAATGGTTAGAGCGGTTCTCTAG
- the trpE gene encoding anthranilate synthase component I has protein sequence MMKKMPTISPLTQSPSERDFLKLARTYTLVPVYRTVAADLETPVSAFLRIAAEEPEAFLLESVEGGEHVGRYTFIGIEPYKKMVARGSHITVREGKKETAFPGDIFAELKKALSGHKPAKLSGLPPFTAGAVGFFAYDVVRQIEKLPATAKDELGVPDACLMFFDQVLAFDHVKKEIHLMVTADLTREKREGAYARAAKRLNRLEKRLASPLPAMKKRKPQGKLKLVPRTAKASFLKAVEKTKEYIAAGDVFQCVLSQRFDCEPGVDAFEVYRALRIVNPSPYMYFLRFGLEDGKAKPAKKPVAHHIVGSSPELLVRVHGRDVEYRPIAGTRPRSADEVEDRRIEAELRADEKERAEHIMLVDLGRNDVGRVSEFGSVKVKDLMFVERYSHVMHLVSALEGKLKDGLAPIDAFRACFPAGTLSGAPKVRAMEIIEELEPARRGVYGGSVLYADFSGNLDSCIAIRTLYMNGPHGHIQAGAGLVADSVPEKEFEECRNKAQAVVRAIEKARG, from the coding sequence ATGATGAAGAAGATGCCCACGATCAGCCCCCTTACTCAGTCGCCGTCGGAGCGTGACTTTCTTAAGCTTGCCCGCACGTACACCCTGGTGCCGGTTTATCGCACGGTGGCTGCCGACCTGGAGACGCCGGTTTCAGCGTTTCTGCGTATTGCAGCCGAGGAGCCGGAGGCGTTTCTGCTGGAGTCGGTCGAGGGCGGCGAGCATGTTGGGCGGTACACCTTCATCGGGATTGAGCCGTACAAGAAGATGGTGGCTCGCGGAAGTCACATCACGGTTCGCGAGGGCAAAAAAGAGACGGCGTTTCCTGGTGACATCTTCGCTGAGTTGAAGAAGGCCCTGAGCGGACATAAACCGGCGAAGCTGTCCGGGTTGCCTCCGTTTACGGCTGGAGCAGTGGGTTTCTTTGCGTATGATGTGGTGCGGCAAATAGAAAAGCTGCCTGCGACGGCAAAGGATGAGCTGGGAGTTCCCGACGCCTGCCTGATGTTTTTTGACCAGGTGCTGGCGTTCGATCACGTGAAGAAAGAGATTCACCTGATGGTGACCGCCGACCTTACGCGCGAAAAGCGCGAAGGGGCGTATGCCCGCGCGGCGAAGCGGCTGAATCGGCTGGAGAAGAGGCTTGCGAGCCCGCTGCCTGCGATGAAGAAACGCAAGCCGCAAGGCAAGTTGAAGCTGGTTCCACGGACGGCGAAGGCCAGCTTCCTGAAGGCGGTCGAGAAGACGAAGGAGTACATTGCGGCGGGCGATGTTTTTCAATGTGTCCTGTCGCAGCGGTTCGACTGCGAGCCGGGCGTGGATGCGTTTGAGGTCTATCGTGCGCTGCGCATTGTGAATCCTTCGCCGTATATGTATTTTCTGCGCTTCGGGTTGGAGGATGGTAAGGCGAAGCCAGCAAAGAAGCCGGTCGCGCATCATATCGTCGGCTCGTCGCCGGAGTTGCTGGTTCGCGTGCATGGCCGCGATGTGGAGTACAGGCCGATTGCAGGCACGCGTCCGCGCAGCGCCGACGAGGTGGAGGATCGCCGCATCGAAGCCGAGCTTCGTGCCGACGAGAAGGAGCGCGCGGAACACATCATGCTGGTCGACCTGGGGCGCAACGACGTGGGCCGCGTGAGCGAGTTCGGCAGCGTGAAGGTGAAGGATCTCATGTTCGTCGAGCGCTACAGCCACGTGATGCACCTGGTGAGCGCGCTCGAAGGAAAGCTGAAGGATGGGCTGGCGCCGATCGACGCGTTTCGAGCCTGCTTCCCCGCTGGTACGCTGAGCGGCGCGCCGAAGGTTCGCGCGATGGAGATCATTGAAGAGCTTGAGCCGGCGCGTCGTGGCGTCTACGGCGGAAGCGTGCTCTATGCCGATTTCAGCGGCAATCTGGATTCATGCATCGCCATTCGTACCCTCTACATGAATGGCCCGCATGGACACATTCAGGCTGGTGCGGGGCTTGTGGCGGACTCGGTTCCTGAGAAGGAGTTCGAGGAGTGCAGAAATAAGGCGCAGGCAGTTGTGCGCGCGATTGAAAAAGCGAGAGGCTAG
- a CDS encoding Glu/Leu/Phe/Val family dehydrogenase, with product MQTLTLEQETNPWEAQAARFDFAAKKLNLDRGLWKVLRQPTRELIVHIPVGMDDGSIEVFTGYRVQHSIARGPAKGGIRYAPDVSLDEVRALASWMTWKCAVVNIPFGGAKGGVICDPKKMSQGEIERMTRRYTAELVEFIGPEKDVPAPDMGTNEQTMAWIMDTYSMHMRQTVNAVVTGKPVNLGGSRGRTAATGRGLSVVCDEALKTLNMPVEGCRVIVQGFGNVGSNAARLLAEKGYTIIGIAEYDGGLFNAKGIDIPALLEHRQNTGTITGFREAEAVDRHELLTYPCEILIPAATENVITSKNADKIRCKILCEGANGPTTPIADEMLADKRVFIIPDILANAGGVTTSYFEWVQDRMGYFWTESEVNQRLDHIMSESFRDVVTYAQTHNVNNRIAAYMLAIDRVAYTTRQRGIYA from the coding sequence ATGCAAACGCTAACCCTCGAGCAGGAGACCAATCCCTGGGAAGCCCAGGCTGCTCGATTCGACTTCGCTGCTAAAAAACTCAACCTCGACCGCGGACTCTGGAAGGTCCTCCGTCAGCCCACCCGTGAACTTATCGTCCACATTCCTGTCGGAATGGACGACGGCTCTATCGAGGTCTTCACCGGCTACCGCGTTCAGCACTCCATCGCACGCGGACCAGCCAAAGGCGGCATCCGCTATGCACCCGATGTTTCCTTAGACGAAGTCCGCGCCCTTGCCTCCTGGATGACCTGGAAGTGCGCCGTCGTCAACATCCCCTTCGGCGGCGCCAAAGGCGGAGTGATCTGCGATCCCAAGAAGATGTCCCAGGGTGAGATCGAGCGCATGACGCGCCGCTACACCGCTGAGCTGGTCGAGTTCATCGGCCCCGAAAAAGATGTTCCCGCCCCGGACATGGGCACCAACGAACAGACGATGGCCTGGATCATGGATACCTACTCCATGCACATGCGCCAGACCGTCAACGCCGTCGTCACTGGCAAGCCCGTCAACCTCGGTGGCTCGCGCGGCCGCACCGCCGCCACCGGCCGCGGTCTCTCCGTCGTATGCGATGAAGCGCTCAAGACCCTCAACATGCCCGTAGAGGGCTGCCGTGTGATCGTCCAGGGCTTCGGTAACGTCGGATCAAACGCAGCCAGGTTGCTGGCGGAGAAGGGCTACACCATCATCGGCATCGCCGAGTACGACGGCGGTCTCTTCAACGCCAAGGGCATTGACATCCCCGCCCTGCTCGAGCACCGCCAGAACACCGGTACGATAACAGGCTTCCGCGAAGCCGAGGCCGTCGATCGGCACGAGCTGCTCACCTACCCCTGCGAGATCCTCATTCCCGCAGCAACCGAAAACGTCATCACGAGCAAGAACGCTGACAAGATACGCTGCAAAATCCTCTGCGAAGGAGCCAACGGCCCGACGACACCCATCGCCGACGAGATGCTCGCCGACAAGCGCGTCTTCATCATCCCCGATATCCTCGCTAATGCTGGTGGCGTGACCACCAGCTACTTCGAGTGGGTGCAGGACCGCATGGGCTATTTCTGGACCGAGTCCGAAGTCAACCAGCGCCTCGACCACATCATGTCGGAGAGCTTCCGCGACGTCGTTACCTACGCGCAGACTCACAATGTCAACAACCGCATCGCAGCCTACATGCTCGCCATCGACCGCGTGGCCTACACCACGCGTCAACGCGGCATCTACGCATAG
- a CDS encoding Ig-like domain-containing protein translates to MTIRDLKTILLALCIAGLPPFTTRAEGQVVSAPVVEPPTTPPTVSSQSAPLVPSTVALQITTSLVVFFGEPIDGLAQVTASDGATVTGTVTFYDGTTSFCTLPLTNGATCPASVATSFSAGTHIFTAVYSGDATHAAATSNAVTVVVKQDTTSTTLGSSLNPVAAGGNVVYTSQVQGAHGTVVGTVEFFDGTASIGRASLDVNGQARLAALIVAGGTHGMTAVYVGNANSASSTSPVLNEVVANPLVASATTLSASANPAVAGDSVMFTAQVSGGAALPTGPVTFVEGGTVLGSAMLDATGAAVWSTSALSVGGHSIVARYAGDASTAASISAVLNEIVSAASASGGFTLGVSTVTVAAGDTAIVPVQTTAGSIFAKTLNVSCSGLPDEASCSIGADGLRISTMGPRDCGTTVPYNRAGLPIVGPVLAGLLFLFLPKSRWAVKSLFTAVCAVMVLGTMAGCGTGNCTDLGSRPGTYTVTVTGSAGGTSVSQKVKLVVVP, encoded by the coding sequence ATGACTATTCGCGACCTGAAGACGATTTTGTTGGCGCTGTGCATTGCCGGACTGCCTCCGTTTACGACAAGGGCCGAAGGGCAGGTGGTGTCAGCTCCTGTGGTGGAACCGCCCACGACGCCCCCGACGGTAAGTTCGCAGAGTGCGCCGCTGGTACCGAGCACAGTTGCACTACAGATTACGACGTCATTGGTAGTGTTTTTTGGCGAACCGATCGATGGTCTGGCACAGGTAACAGCGAGTGATGGGGCGACGGTGACAGGGACGGTGACCTTCTACGACGGCACCACCAGTTTCTGCACACTGCCGCTGACCAATGGCGCGACCTGCCCGGCGAGCGTGGCAACGAGCTTCAGTGCTGGAACCCATATCTTTACAGCGGTTTACTCAGGTGATGCGACGCATGCTGCTGCGACCTCAAACGCGGTGACGGTAGTGGTGAAGCAGGATACGACTTCGACGACACTAGGCAGCTCATTGAATCCGGTGGCCGCGGGTGGCAACGTGGTGTACACGTCGCAGGTGCAGGGGGCTCATGGAACGGTTGTGGGCACAGTGGAGTTCTTCGATGGAACGGCTTCCATCGGTCGGGCATCGCTGGATGTCAATGGGCAGGCGAGGCTTGCCGCACTGATAGTCGCTGGGGGAACGCACGGCATGACGGCGGTATATGTAGGCAATGCCAACTCTGCCAGCTCGACAAGCCCCGTTCTCAATGAGGTGGTGGCGAATCCGCTGGTGGCTTCTGCAACGACGTTGAGCGCAAGTGCGAATCCTGCGGTTGCAGGAGACAGCGTTATGTTTACGGCCCAAGTATCTGGTGGCGCAGCTCTACCGACCGGCCCCGTAACATTTGTTGAGGGTGGAACCGTACTGGGCTCGGCCATGTTGGATGCGACGGGGGCGGCGGTGTGGAGCACGTCAGCTTTGAGCGTGGGAGGCCACAGCATCGTGGCTCGCTATGCAGGTGATGCAAGTACAGCTGCGAGTATTTCTGCGGTGCTGAATGAAATAGTCAGCGCAGCTTCAGCCTCGGGCGGATTCACGCTGGGCGTCAGTACGGTGACAGTGGCTGCGGGCGATACGGCGATTGTGCCGGTGCAGACGACCGCGGGCTCGATCTTTGCGAAGACGCTGAATGTCAGTTGCAGCGGGCTGCCGGACGAGGCTTCATGCTCAATAGGTGCGGATGGATTGAGAATCAGCACGATGGGTCCGAGGGATTGCGGCACGACGGTGCCATATAACCGGGCAGGACTGCCGATCGTGGGACCGGTGCTGGCTGGCTTGTTGTTTCTCTTTCTGCCGAAATCCCGGTGGGCAGTGAAAAGTTTGTTTACTGCTGTGTGCGCCGTGATGGTATTAGGGACAATGGCTGGATGTGGGACGGGGAACTGCACGGATCTTGGCTCGCGGCCAGGGACGTATACGGTTACCGTGACGGGAAGCGCTGGAGGGACGAGTGTTTCTCAAAAGGTGAAGCTGGTCGTAGTGCCGTAG
- the pgsA gene encoding CDP-diacylglycerol--glycerol-3-phosphate 3-phosphatidyltransferase, with protein MNLPNSITMSRIAAIPLFIWILSSSFPLQGHGQTGLRGGEQEIIASVVFILAAITDGLDGYLARKRGQITTMGMLLDPLADKLMVSAAFIVLVAYNPRIVPPWIAVLVIGREFLVSGLRSIAAAEGFTIEASEIGKLKTVIQIVSVVASILAHRWDYWIWFPNFHGGFVIAVRFIALTAIYWMTIVSIISAVDYFVGFWKKIDHASERQRRRRGIVLSRKAKPTQPSSEHPSRIS; from the coding sequence ATGAATCTGCCCAATTCCATTACGATGAGCCGCATAGCAGCGATCCCGCTGTTCATCTGGATACTCTCGTCCTCGTTCCCCCTCCAGGGCCACGGGCAGACCGGCCTGCGCGGTGGAGAGCAGGAGATCATCGCTTCGGTCGTCTTCATTCTGGCCGCCATCACCGACGGCCTGGACGGCTACCTCGCCCGTAAGCGCGGCCAGATCACCACCATGGGTATGCTGCTCGATCCTCTGGCCGATAAGCTCATGGTCTCGGCGGCTTTCATCGTGCTGGTTGCCTACAACCCGCGTATCGTCCCACCGTGGATCGCCGTACTCGTTATCGGGCGTGAGTTTCTGGTTTCGGGATTGCGTTCGATCGCAGCCGCCGAGGGCTTCACGATCGAAGCCTCGGAGATCGGCAAGCTCAAAACCGTCATCCAAATCGTCTCCGTCGTCGCTTCCATCCTCGCCCATCGCTGGGACTACTGGATCTGGTTTCCAAACTTCCACGGAGGCTTCGTCATCGCCGTCCGTTTCATCGCGTTGACGGCAATCTACTGGATGACGATCGTCTCGATCATTTCGGCTGTCGATTACTTCGTCGGATTCTGGAAGAAGATCGACCACGCCTCCGAGCGCCAGCGGCGACGACGCGGCATCGTCCTCAGCCGCAAAGCCAAGCCAACCCAGCCGTCCTCAGAACACCCATCCCGCATCTCCTGA
- a CDS encoding alginate lyase family protein, translating into MNHTRQLLAAAAFFVATLPALAQPPRVFLLDANQLASIKAAPASDVRKQQVVKAATAAADKAITEGPFSVMQKGVTPPSGDKHDYMSQAPYFWADPSKPNGLPYIRRDGEHNPEIKKITDHDQLGRLGEDSRNLALAWYLTGNAAYADRAALLIRTWFLVPATRMNPNLEFGQGIPGINTGRGIGLIETRSLMPIADAAGLLAGSPAWTAADQKGLTDWYAAFLKWMLDSQKGRDEDAAKNNHGTWYDLQVTDYALFLGRRDLAVETLTRAKLRRIAFQIEPDGRQPLELARTNGWGYSIGNLDGLMQLAWLGQQAGVDLWGFRTADGRSIRAALDFLIPYSEGKPWDYQQIGGFHADALLGCLQQAANFYHDPKYVQFAQQLASGHNDPVTVLRRVSLSAAADN; encoded by the coding sequence ATGAACCACACGAGGCAACTTCTCGCCGCTGCAGCTTTCTTCGTCGCCACCCTTCCAGCACTCGCGCAGCCGCCACGCGTCTTCCTCCTCGATGCCAACCAGCTTGCTTCCATCAAAGCTGCTCCGGCCTCCGACGTCCGCAAGCAGCAGGTCGTGAAGGCAGCTACCGCAGCTGCCGACAAGGCCATCACCGAAGGCCCTTTTTCCGTCATGCAGAAGGGCGTCACGCCTCCCAGCGGCGACAAGCACGACTACATGTCCCAGGCTCCCTACTTCTGGGCCGACCCCTCCAAACCCAACGGTTTGCCCTATATCCGCCGCGACGGTGAGCATAACCCCGAGATCAAAAAGATCACCGATCACGACCAGCTTGGCCGCCTCGGCGAAGATTCCCGCAACCTCGCTCTCGCCTGGTATCTCACTGGAAATGCTGCCTATGCCGACCGCGCCGCGCTTCTCATCCGTACCTGGTTTCTCGTACCCGCCACACGGATGAACCCTAACCTCGAGTTCGGCCAGGGTATCCCCGGCATCAACACGGGCCGCGGCATCGGACTCATCGAGACGCGCTCGCTCATGCCCATCGCCGACGCCGCAGGCCTTCTCGCGGGCTCACCCGCATGGACCGCCGCCGACCAGAAGGGCCTCACTGACTGGTACGCTGCCTTCCTCAAATGGATGCTCGACAGTCAGAAGGGAAGAGACGAGGATGCCGCCAAGAACAACCACGGCACCTGGTACGACCTGCAGGTCACCGACTACGCCCTGTTCCTCGGCCGCCGCGATCTCGCCGTCGAAACTCTCACCCGTGCCAAGCTCCGCCGCATTGCCTTTCAGATTGAACCCGACGGACGCCAGCCCCTCGAGCTGGCCCGCACCAACGGCTGGGGCTACTCCATCGGCAACCTCGACGGCCTTATGCAGCTTGCCTGGCTTGGCCAGCAAGCCGGCGTCGATCTCTGGGGCTTCCGCACCGCCGACGGACGCAGCATTCGAGCTGCGCTCGACTTCCTCATCCCCTACTCCGAAGGAAAACCCTGGGACTACCAGCAGATCGGAGGCTTCCATGCCGATGCTCTTCTGGGCTGCCTCCAGCAGGCCGCCAACTTTTACCACGATCCCAAATATGTCCAATTCGCCCAGCAGCTTGCATCCGGACACAACGACCCCGTGACCGTCCTGCGTCGCGTATCGCTGTCGGCTGCTGCTGACAACTAA
- a CDS encoding PAS domain-containing sensor histidine kinase — protein MPPSPSSAEESRTRRVFGYASAVVLPILAAWFTVSRPALHGIPFALISSVIAGIGVFAGPGPALLAICIFVASVRFPFSPLYQQVSFNTGQIERSLVLLAAAFFLIFLIWRQRATERKLRTALATLQERTDALAQAQQASELATWVYNVHAEETLWDEGSTLIFGRPFSEFGKTFPMHLVVEEDRIPIRDAFIKADQEGQPLRIEFRVTWPDGEIHWLAARGFQVSRSPNIWRGVTFDVTRRKNVEAALIHAEKLAAMGRLASTIAHEVNNPLESVTNLLYIAGQDPSLSDDSRQYLSLAEEELARLGNITRLTLSFSRTAGGVSAPIPVADVIDSVLALFQRRCEVLNICVERFYTAGVEIEILQHELRQILINLIANAIDALTTENPRLCLHTLNHTSRAVILVEDNGSGIELHDQERIFDAFFTTKTETGTGIGLWVTRELVEKNGGIISVESGDHMGNIRTRFRLEFPAAAKSQ, from the coding sequence TTGCCACCTTCCCCATCATCTGCAGAAGAATCCAGAACCCGCCGCGTCTTCGGCTACGCCAGCGCCGTCGTTCTGCCTATCCTCGCCGCATGGTTTACGGTGAGCAGACCTGCGCTGCACGGCATCCCTTTCGCGCTTATCTCCAGCGTTATCGCAGGAATTGGCGTCTTTGCTGGCCCCGGTCCCGCTCTCCTCGCCATCTGCATTTTTGTTGCCTCGGTAAGGTTTCCCTTCAGCCCTCTCTACCAGCAGGTCTCCTTCAATACCGGCCAGATCGAGCGCTCCCTCGTCTTGCTCGCCGCAGCCTTCTTCCTCATCTTCCTCATCTGGCGACAGCGCGCTACCGAGCGCAAGCTTCGCACTGCGCTCGCCACCCTCCAGGAGCGCACCGATGCGCTTGCCCAGGCACAGCAGGCCAGCGAGCTCGCCACCTGGGTCTATAACGTCCATGCCGAAGAGACGCTGTGGGATGAGGGCTCCACTCTCATCTTCGGCCGCCCTTTCTCTGAGTTCGGTAAAACCTTCCCGATGCATCTCGTCGTTGAGGAAGATCGCATCCCGATCCGTGACGCTTTCATCAAAGCCGATCAGGAGGGCCAGCCCCTCCGCATCGAGTTCCGTGTCACATGGCCCGACGGCGAAATCCACTGGCTTGCTGCCCGCGGCTTCCAGGTCTCGCGCTCGCCCAACATCTGGCGCGGCGTTACCTTTGATGTCACACGTCGCAAAAACGTCGAGGCCGCCCTCATCCACGCGGAAAAGCTTGCTGCCATGGGGCGACTCGCCTCTACCATCGCCCACGAGGTCAACAACCCGCTCGAGTCCGTCACCAACCTCCTCTATATCGCTGGCCAGGACCCCTCCCTCAGCGATGACTCCCGCCAGTACCTTTCCCTTGCCGAAGAAGAGCTTGCCCGTCTAGGTAACATCACCCGCCTTACACTCTCCTTCTCTCGTACCGCTGGTGGCGTCAGCGCGCCTATTCCCGTCGCCGACGTCATCGATTCTGTACTCGCCCTCTTCCAGCGGCGCTGCGAAGTCCTCAACATCTGCGTGGAGCGTTTCTACACCGCTGGCGTCGAAATCGAGATCCTGCAGCACGAGCTTCGCCAGATCCTCATCAACCTCATCGCCAACGCGATCGACGCGCTCACCACCGAGAATCCCCGCCTCTGCCTGCATACCCTCAACCACACCAGCAGGGCCGTCATCCTCGTCGAGGACAACGGCTCCGGTATCGAGCTCCACGATCAGGAGCGTATCTTCGACGCGTTTTTCACTACCAAGACCGAAACCGGAACCGGCATTGGCCTCTGGGTTACACGCGAGCTGGTCGAAAAAAACGGAGGCATCATCTCCGTCGAAAGCGGCGACCACATGGGCAACATCCGGACCCGCTTCCGTCTGGAGTTCCCCGCGGCCGCAAAATCACAGTAG
- the glmM gene encoding phosphoglucosamine mutase: MKKLFGTDGIRSVAGQYPLDPGTVHAIGLALAHHLGATPRVILGMDTRESGPAIAAQLTSGLTQGGATVESAGVITTPAIAYLTRAHSFSAGIVISASHNPWEDNGIKVFGSDGYKLPDSTELAIEEEIFKFLEATQHISNEAASGEIHFSPAGINAAPPVNEADRADYIRFLLAAVPGLSLGNQRIVVDCANGAASAVAPELFAQIPGADVIITHASPNGRNINEHCGALHPEIVAAQVKHQKAALGITFDGDADRSLFADEHGNVVNGDAILLLAARDLQTRGLLTNSTVVATTMSNMGLEAALKRSGIQMLRANVGDKYVLEQMRATNAALGGEQSGHIIFSGRSTTGDGLLTALLLLDIVHRSGKSLSELVGDLKVFPQVIVNVKVREKKPLDSIPSVASAISAAEQELADSGRVVIRYSGTEALARVMIEAESEPLMRRHADTIANAIRAELGL, encoded by the coding sequence ATGAAAAAGCTTTTTGGGACCGACGGCATCCGCTCCGTCGCGGGCCAGTATCCCCTCGATCCAGGCACCGTCCATGCTATTGGCCTCGCTCTCGCCCATCATCTCGGAGCCACCCCGCGTGTCATCCTGGGCATGGATACCCGCGAGTCCGGCCCGGCCATCGCCGCACAGCTCACCTCGGGCCTCACACAGGGCGGTGCAACGGTCGAAAGCGCCGGTGTCATTACTACACCCGCCATTGCCTACCTCACTCGGGCTCATAGCTTCTCTGCCGGTATCGTCATCTCGGCCTCGCACAATCCATGGGAAGACAACGGCATCAAAGTCTTCGGCTCCGACGGCTACAAGCTCCCGGACTCCACCGAGCTGGCTATCGAAGAAGAGATATTCAAATTCCTTGAGGCGACACAACACATCTCGAACGAAGCGGCGAGTGGAGAGATCCACTTCTCTCCCGCAGGCATTAACGCAGCACCTCCCGTCAACGAAGCCGACCGCGCAGACTACATCCGCTTCCTCCTTGCCGCTGTCCCTGGCCTCTCTCTCGGCAACCAGCGCATCGTCGTCGACTGCGCCAACGGAGCTGCGTCTGCTGTAGCCCCCGAGCTCTTCGCGCAGATTCCCGGTGCCGATGTCATCATCACCCACGCTTCTCCCAACGGTCGCAACATCAACGAGCACTGTGGCGCTCTCCACCCCGAGATCGTCGCTGCTCAGGTGAAGCACCAAAAAGCCGCCTTAGGTATCACCTTCGACGGCGATGCCGACCGTTCCCTCTTTGCCGACGAGCACGGAAATGTCGTCAACGGCGATGCTATCCTCCTGCTTGCCGCCCGCGATCTCCAAACCCGCGGCCTGCTTACCAACTCCACCGTCGTTGCCACCACCATGTCCAACATGGGGCTTGAGGCTGCTCTGAAGCGCTCCGGCATCCAGATGCTTCGCGCCAATGTCGGCGACAAGTACGTCCTCGAGCAGATGCGCGCCACCAACGCCGCACTTGGAGGAGAACAATCCGGCCACATCATCTTCTCCGGCCGCTCCACGACTGGCGACGGCCTCCTCACCGCGCTCCTCCTCCTCGACATCGTTCACCGTTCGGGCAAGTCTCTCTCGGAGCTTGTCGGCGATCTCAAGGTCTTCCCGCAGGTTATCGTCAACGTCAAAGTCCGCGAGAAGAAGCCTCTCGACTCCATTCCCTCTGTCGCCAGCGCCATCTCTGCTGCCGAGCAGGAGCTGGCCGACTCCGGCCGTGTCGTCATTCGATATTCCGGCACAGAGGCCCTCGCCCGCGTTATGATCGAGGCCGAATCCGAGCCACTCATGCGACGTCACGCTGATACCATTGCTAACGCCATTCGGGCAGAGCTAGGACTCTAG